One window of Chryseobacterium indologenes genomic DNA carries:
- the uvrA gene encoding excinuclease ABC subunit UvrA produces MANTTEIDIKKQIFVKNAHLNNLKHIDVLIPKNKLIVITGVSGSGKSSLAFDTIYAEGQRRYVESLSSYARQFLGKLEKPKVDDIKGLAPSIAIQQKVISSNPRSTVGTSTEIYDYMKLLFARIGKTFSPVSGEEVKKDSVSDVVDFIKASKKDTSFLLTAPLEYDADNFKETLNVLKLAGFTRLEINGNLAGIEDLESFGFAPEKGMTINLVIDRFSYEEDESFLQRLADSIQMAFYEGRGYCSLKNTDTEKVKEFSNKFELDGIEFLEPNVHFFSFNNPYGACPACEGYGKVIGIDEDLVVPNKTLSIYEDAVVSWRGETMSEWKKDFIKKAGDFPIHKPYHQLTKEQKNFLWKGDGKSSFPSINNFFKMLEENLYKIQYRVMLSRYRGKTLCPTCEGLRLREETSWVKVDGHNIQSMIELPLDELAPVINGLKLSDHDKEVAKRLIYEITTRLEFLLKVGLGYLTLNRTSNTLSGGESQRINLATSLGSSLVGSIYILDEPSIGLHSKDTENLIEVLKNLRDLGNTVIVVEHDEDVMRAADYIIDIGPEAGYLGGELVFAGDYKDLKKANTLTSEYLTGRLEIEVPKKRRKGKEWIHIKGARQNNLKNIDVDVPLESLVVISGVSGSGKSTLMKEILTNDIQIQLGMGGKKGDYDSVEFPKKLIKNIELIDQNPIGKSSRSNPVTYLKAYDDIRDLFAKQKVAKMMGYKPKHFSFNVDGGRCDECKGEGVINVSMQFMADIELECEVCKGTRFKNEILEVKFDEKNISDILHMTVNEALEFFKDNNEEKIVTKLRPLQEVGLGYLQLGQSSSTLSGGEAQRVKLASFLVKGVTTDKTLFIFDEPSTGLHFHDIQKLLKSLQALIDLGHSVIVIEHQPDIIKCADYIIDIGPEAGKHGGEVVFAGTPEDLTKNKKSYTAKYIKEKLEQ; encoded by the coding sequence ATGGCTAATACAACAGAAATAGACATAAAAAAACAGATTTTCGTTAAGAATGCACATCTTAACAATCTGAAACATATAGATGTCCTGATCCCGAAGAATAAACTGATTGTTATTACAGGAGTTTCAGGAAGCGGTAAGTCATCTCTGGCTTTTGATACTATTTATGCTGAAGGACAGAGAAGATATGTTGAAAGTTTAAGTTCTTATGCGCGTCAGTTTTTGGGGAAATTAGAAAAGCCAAAAGTAGATGATATTAAAGGACTTGCGCCGTCTATTGCGATTCAGCAGAAAGTAATTTCTTCCAATCCGCGTTCTACGGTAGGAACCTCTACGGAGATCTACGATTATATGAAACTTCTTTTTGCCAGAATCGGAAAAACTTTTTCTCCTGTTTCGGGTGAAGAAGTGAAAAAAGATTCGGTTTCTGATGTGGTAGATTTTATCAAAGCGTCCAAAAAAGATACTTCTTTTTTATTGACTGCTCCTTTGGAATATGATGCTGACAATTTTAAAGAAACGCTGAATGTCTTAAAACTGGCAGGTTTCACAAGACTTGAAATCAACGGAAACCTGGCAGGAATCGAGGATCTGGAAAGCTTTGGATTTGCTCCGGAAAAAGGAATGACGATCAATCTTGTTATTGACCGCTTCTCTTATGAAGAAGACGAAAGTTTTTTACAGAGACTTGCGGATTCTATTCAGATGGCATTTTATGAAGGACGCGGCTACTGTTCATTAAAAAATACAGATACTGAAAAAGTAAAGGAATTCTCCAATAAGTTTGAACTGGACGGAATTGAATTTCTTGAACCGAATGTTCATTTTTTCAGCTTTAATAATCCATACGGAGCATGTCCTGCATGTGAAGGATACGGAAAAGTAATCGGAATAGACGAAGATCTTGTAGTTCCCAATAAAACATTATCCATCTACGAAGATGCCGTTGTCAGCTGGAGAGGTGAAACCATGAGTGAATGGAAAAAAGACTTCATCAAAAAAGCAGGTGACTTCCCTATTCACAAACCGTATCACCAATTAACAAAAGAGCAGAAAAATTTCCTTTGGAAAGGTGACGGAAAAAGCAGTTTCCCATCCATCAATAATTTCTTCAAGATGCTTGAAGAAAACTTATATAAAATCCAGTACAGAGTAATGCTTTCACGCTACAGAGGAAAAACCCTTTGTCCTACGTGTGAAGGATTGAGACTGCGTGAAGAAACAAGCTGGGTAAAAGTAGACGGACATAATATCCAGTCGATGATAGAACTTCCTTTGGATGAGCTGGCTCCGGTGATCAATGGACTAAAGCTTTCAGATCATGACAAAGAAGTGGCTAAAAGACTGATCTATGAAATCACAACCCGTCTGGAGTTTTTATTAAAGGTAGGATTAGGCTATTTAACATTAAACAGAACTTCCAATACACTTTCAGGAGGAGAAAGTCAGAGAATCAACTTAGCAACAAGCTTAGGGAGTTCTTTGGTAGGTTCAATTTATATTCTGGATGAACCTTCTATCGGTCTTCACTCTAAAGACACGGAAAACCTGATTGAAGTATTGAAAAATCTGCGTGACCTTGGAAATACCGTAATTGTGGTAGAACACGATGAAGATGTAATGAGGGCCGCGGATTATATTATTGACATTGGTCCGGAAGCGGGTTACCTTGGCGGTGAACTGGTATTTGCAGGAGATTATAAAGATCTGAAAAAAGCCAATACCCTTACTTCAGAATACCTTACGGGAAGACTGGAAATTGAAGTTCCAAAGAAACGAAGAAAAGGAAAAGAATGGATCCATATTAAAGGAGCCCGCCAGAACAACCTTAAAAATATAGATGTAGATGTTCCACTGGAAAGTCTGGTTGTTATTTCCGGAGTTTCAGGAAGCGGAAAATCTACATTGATGAAGGAAATCCTTACGAATGATATTCAGATCCAGCTTGGAATGGGTGGTAAAAAAGGAGACTATGATTCTGTAGAATTCCCTAAAAAACTGATCAAAAACATTGAATTGATTGATCAGAATCCGATCGGAAAATCATCCCGTTCAAATCCGGTAACCTATTTGAAGGCTTATGACGATATCCGTGATCTTTTTGCCAAGCAGAAAGTAGCAAAAATGATGGGCTATAAACCTAAACATTTCTCCTTCAACGTAGATGGCGGAAGATGTGATGAATGTAAAGGAGAAGGCGTTATCAACGTTTCTATGCAGTTCATGGCAGATATCGAGCTTGAATGCGAGGTTTGTAAAGGAACACGATTCAAAAACGAGATCCTTGAAGTGAAATTTGATGAGAAAAATATCTCGGATATTCTTCACATGACCGTAAATGAAGCGCTGGAATTCTTTAAAGATAATAATGAAGAGAAAATCGTAACGAAACTGAGACCTCTTCAGGAAGTAGGATTAGGGTATCTGCAGCTAGGGCAGAGCTCTTCTACCCTTTCCGGTGGTGAGGCACAACGTGTAAAACTGGCTTCATTCCTTGTAAAAGGGGTAACAACGGACAAAACCTTGTTTATCTTTGATGAACCTTCTA
- a CDS encoding TonB-dependent receptor plug domain-containing protein, whose product MIKKIGSAFFLGSLLWVNAQEKTTDIESIEFQGKFISTPYKSANQNISVISREDIVNSPAKSIDEILQQVPGMDIRRRGANGVQSDIGFRGSSFEQVLLLLNGIRMNDSQTGHNNMNIPVDLDEVEKIEIIKGPAARRFGQNAYAGVINIITKTIPGKKVKISAEGGDFGTYGLGFNAQIGNEKFTNSLQANSASSEGYMFNTDYEIRNVFYQGKLNIKNGDVRVQAGFSEKKFGANGFYASKDATKQYEETQASIVSVAHQQTFGKLKLNSNVYWRRGQDMYLYNRWDPDFYRNMHIGNNVGGEVNSSYQWGLGTTGIGVELRKEFLVSSNLGDRNRFVSQVFFEHHFSLLDKKLNISPGISWASYSKEGNFFYPGLDVGYNFNPNSKIYGNIAKVHRIPTFTELYYVSRTEQGNPDLQPENALSSEVGYQYQNNRILAKISGFLRNSSNSIDWVKNDLKDKVWFAENVGDIKTKGIEAEWSHRPVDWLKYTIGYTYIDSKYEEKTGLVSRYILDNLRHQFISKLEVKFLKNFTNELVYRYNERVNLGTYNLVDEKLSFAKKDYSVYVLINNITNTNYTEAFGVAMPQRWFHIGFSYTINIK is encoded by the coding sequence ATGATCAAAAAGATAGGAAGTGCTTTTTTTCTGGGATCTTTACTTTGGGTAAATGCACAGGAGAAGACAACAGATATTGAAAGCATTGAATTTCAGGGAAAATTTATATCTACACCTTATAAAAGTGCCAATCAGAATATCAGCGTTATCAGCAGAGAAGATATTGTAAATTCTCCGGCTAAAAGTATAGACGAAATTCTTCAGCAGGTACCCGGAATGGATATCAGAAGGAGAGGAGCCAATGGGGTGCAGAGTGATATCGGTTTCCGGGGAAGTTCTTTTGAGCAGGTTCTTCTGCTTCTGAACGGAATCAGGATGAATGACTCCCAGACCGGACACAACAATATGAATATTCCGGTTGATCTGGATGAGGTAGAAAAGATTGAAATCATAAAAGGGCCTGCTGCCAGACGTTTTGGGCAGAATGCTTATGCCGGCGTTATCAATATTATTACTAAAACTATTCCTGGAAAAAAAGTGAAGATCAGTGCAGAAGGGGGAGATTTCGGTACGTATGGTCTTGGCTTCAATGCGCAGATAGGAAATGAAAAGTTTACCAATTCCCTTCAGGCCAATTCTGCTTCTTCAGAAGGGTATATGTTTAATACTGATTATGAGATCAGAAATGTATTTTATCAGGGAAAACTGAATATCAAAAACGGAGATGTAAGAGTACAGGCTGGTTTTTCGGAAAAGAAATTCGGAGCCAATGGTTTTTATGCTTCAAAAGATGCTACAAAACAATATGAGGAAACACAGGCTTCTATTGTAAGTGTAGCCCATCAACAGACTTTTGGGAAACTGAAACTGAATTCAAATGTATACTGGAGAAGAGGGCAGGATATGTACCTTTATAACAGATGGGATCCTGATTTTTACAGAAATATGCACATTGGAAATAACGTAGGTGGTGAAGTAAATTCCAGCTACCAATGGGGGTTGGGTACAACCGGAATTGGAGTAGAGCTTAGAAAAGAATTTTTGGTGAGCAGTAATCTGGGTGACAGAAACCGTTTTGTATCTCAGGTTTTCTTTGAACATCATTTTTCATTACTGGATAAAAAGTTGAACATCAGTCCGGGAATTTCATGGGCCAGCTATTCTAAAGAAGGAAATTTCTTTTACCCTGGTTTGGATGTCGGCTATAACTTTAATCCCAATAGTAAAATCTATGGAAATATTGCAAAAGTACACCGTATACCAACCTTTACCGAACTTTATTATGTCAGCAGAACGGAACAGGGAAATCCCGATTTACAGCCTGAAAATGCGCTTTCATCCGAGGTAGGATATCAATATCAGAATAACAGAATTTTAGCTAAAATAAGCGGGTTTTTAAGGAACTCCAGCAATTCTATTGACTGGGTTAAAAATGACCTTAAAGACAAAGTCTGGTTTGCAGAAAATGTAGGAGATATCAAAACCAAAGGAATAGAAGCAGAGTGGAGCCATAGGCCCGTAGACTGGCTGAAATATACGATTGGCTATACTTATATCGACAGCAAATATGAAGAGAAAACCGGATTGGTTTCGAGATATATTCTGGATAACCTGAGACATCAGTTTATTTCCAAATTAGAGGTTAAATTCCTGAAAAACTTTACCAATGAGCTTGTTTACCGTTATAATGAAAGAGTGAATCTGGGAACTTATAATCTTGTTGATGAAAAGCTGAGTTTTGCTAAAAAAGACTACTCAGTGTATGTTTTGATTAACAATATTACCAATACAAACTACACGGAAGCATTTGGAGTGGCAATGCCGCAAAGGTGGTTCCACATTGGGTTTTCTTATACAATTAATATTAAGTAG
- a CDS encoding DUF2490 domain-containing protein, which translates to MKRLIGLGLLLGISFFKAQEHISSFNAVTLTYKFHPKFFLYAEGQMRGNEDYTYPDYYEIKGGIGYNLTKDHKPFIGLGRYVNYKDHSLSREEFRVWLQDVIDIKKGIVKFENRFRVEKSWFYEPKTDLTSQRMRYRYRLNVSVPLNAKTIKKGTVFANAYDEVFFVSPMKPTFARNRVYGGFGYQIDDYFGIVSGYLWQREFEAKGNKNLHFIYLALNINIDGTNHHTKTYDFPGAD; encoded by the coding sequence ATGAAACGTCTTATAGGCTTAGGTTTACTACTTGGTATTTCTTTTTTTAAAGCACAGGAACATATTTCCAGCTTCAATGCAGTGACTCTGACCTATAAGTTTCATCCGAAATTTTTCCTTTATGCAGAAGGGCAGATGCGTGGTAATGAAGATTATACCTACCCTGATTATTATGAGATAAAAGGGGGAATAGGGTATAATCTCACCAAAGACCACAAGCCTTTCATAGGATTGGGAAGATATGTCAACTATAAAGACCACAGTTTAAGCAGAGAGGAGTTCAGGGTATGGCTTCAGGATGTAATTGATATTAAAAAAGGCATCGTCAAGTTTGAAAACCGTTTTCGTGTTGAAAAAAGCTGGTTCTATGAGCCTAAAACAGACCTTACTTCCCAGAGAATGCGTTACAGATACCGTCTGAACGTAAGTGTCCCTTTAAATGCCAAAACCATCAAGAAAGGAACTGTTTTCGCCAATGCTTATGACGAAGTTTTCTTTGTCTCACCGATGAAGCCTACTTTCGCCAGAAACAGGGTCTATGGCGGTTTCGGCTATCAGATTGATGATTATTTTGGAATCGTGAGCGGATATCTTTGGCAGCGTGAATTTGAAGCAAAAGGGAATAAAAATTTACATTTTATTTATCTTGCCTTAAACATCAACATTGATGGAACGAACCATCACACGAAGACCTACGATTTCCCGGGTGCAGATTAA
- a CDS encoding phosphohydrolase, whose translation MTKEELLNRAIKIADKAHKGQTDKYHAPYIAHVMRVMNYGKTLDEKIVGVLHDVVEDHPEEFSLDYLRSEGFPEYIIFAISCLTKFDPEEDYDDFIKRTERSLLSVAVKLNDLRDNMDLRRVNRELTPKDIKRFNKYLKAYRYLIEKY comes from the coding sequence ATGACAAAAGAAGAATTACTGAATAGAGCAATCAAAATTGCCGACAAAGCCCATAAAGGACAAACAGATAAATACCATGCCCCATACATAGCCCACGTAATGCGTGTGATGAATTATGGTAAAACACTGGACGAAAAAATTGTAGGTGTACTGCATGATGTAGTGGAAGATCATCCGGAAGAGTTCAGTCTGGATTATTTAAGGTCTGAAGGGTTTCCTGAATATATTATTTTCGCTATCAGCTGTCTTACCAAGTTTGATCCTGAAGAAGATTACGATGATTTCATTAAAAGAACAGAAAGATCTCTGCTCTCTGTTGCAGTAAAGCTGAATGACCTTCGTGACAACATGGATCTTAGAAGAGTCAACAGAGAACTTACTCCTAAGGATATTAAAAGATTCAACAAATATCTGAAAGCGTATCGTTATCTGATAGAGAAATATTAA
- a CDS encoding YegP family protein, whose product MGKFIISKRTNGDFQFNLKAGNGQVILTSQGYSTKPSCENGIGSVKTYSQEDSKFERNTAKDGRCYFNLKAGNGQIIGTSQMYESDNGMENGIESVKNNAPHAHVEDEADL is encoded by the coding sequence ATGGGAAAATTTATTATCTCTAAGAGAACAAACGGAGACTTTCAGTTTAACCTCAAAGCAGGAAACGGACAGGTTATTTTAACCAGCCAGGGTTACAGCACAAAGCCATCTTGCGAAAACGGGATCGGATCTGTAAAGACCTATTCACAGGAAGATTCAAAATTTGAAAGAAATACAGCCAAAGACGGCAGATGTTATTTCAATCTAAAAGCAGGCAACGGACAAATCATAGGAACCAGCCAGATGTATGAATCTGACAACGGCATGGAAAACGGAATAGAATCTGTAAAAAACAATGCTCCACACGCTCACGTAGAGGATGAAGCGGATCTTTAA
- a CDS encoding acyl-CoA dehydrogenase family protein — protein sequence MATLKGGEFLIKQIPANEIFSIEELNEEQKMLRDSAKEFIDREVVPQRERFEKKDYAFTEETMRKLGDMGLLGIAVPEEYGGLGMGFVTTMLACDYISGTTGSLATAYGAHTGIGTLPIVLYGTEEQKKKYLPDLATGTKFGAYCLTEPDAGSDANSGKTRAKLSEDGKHYIINGQKMWISNAGFADTFTLFAKIDDDKNITGFVINRSELENPESLTFGEEEHKLGIRASSTRQVFFNDMKIPVENLLGERNNGFKIALNALNVGRIKLAAACLDAQRRILNHSIQYSNERKQFGVSIATFGAIRKKLAEMATGVFVSEAGSYRAAKNVQDKIDELVAGGLSHQEAELKGVEEFAVECSILKVFVSDLAQHTADEGIQVYGGMGFSEDTPMEAAWRDSRISRIYEGTNEINRLLAVGMLIKRAMKGELDLLSPAMAISKELMGIPSFEVPDYSEFMSEEKSIIANLKKVFLMVSGAALQKFMMDIEKQQHLLLNASEILNQIYMAESAVLRAEKHFSPDSVEAAMAQLNLYKAVEKIITAAKEGIVSFAEGDEQRMMLSGLRRFTKYTNHPNVVALTEKVAAHYIEKGAY from the coding sequence ATGGCTACATTAAAAGGCGGGGAATTCCTGATTAAACAAATTCCTGCAAACGAAATTTTCAGTATTGAAGAACTGAACGAAGAGCAAAAAATGCTTCGTGATTCAGCGAAAGAATTCATAGACAGAGAGGTAGTTCCACAGAGAGAGCGTTTCGAAAAGAAAGATTATGCATTCACTGAAGAGACGATGCGTAAATTGGGTGACATGGGATTGTTGGGAATCGCTGTTCCTGAAGAGTACGGAGGTCTTGGAATGGGCTTTGTGACTACAATGCTTGCGTGCGATTATATTTCCGGAACTACGGGTTCATTAGCAACAGCTTATGGAGCACATACGGGAATCGGGACTCTTCCTATCGTTCTTTACGGAACTGAGGAGCAGAAGAAAAAATACCTTCCGGATTTAGCAACAGGAACAAAGTTTGGTGCTTACTGTCTTACAGAGCCGGATGCAGGATCTGATGCCAACTCAGGAAAAACAAGAGCAAAACTTTCCGAAGACGGGAAACATTATATCATCAACGGACAGAAAATGTGGATCTCTAATGCAGGATTTGCAGATACATTTACATTATTCGCGAAAATTGATGATGATAAAAATATCACAGGATTCGTAATCAACAGATCTGAGCTTGAAAATCCTGAGAGTTTAACTTTCGGAGAGGAAGAGCACAAATTAGGTATCCGTGCTTCTTCTACCCGTCAGGTTTTCTTCAATGATATGAAAATCCCTGTGGAAAATCTTTTAGGGGAAAGAAACAACGGTTTCAAGATTGCTTTAAATGCATTGAATGTTGGCCGTATCAAATTAGCTGCTGCTTGTCTTGATGCACAAAGAAGAATCTTAAACCACTCTATCCAGTACTCTAACGAAAGAAAGCAGTTTGGTGTTTCTATTGCTACTTTCGGAGCGATCAGAAAGAAACTGGCAGAAATGGCAACCGGAGTTTTCGTAAGTGAGGCTGGTTCTTACAGAGCGGCTAAAAACGTTCAGGATAAAATAGACGAGTTGGTAGCAGGTGGATTAAGCCACCAGGAAGCAGAATTGAAAGGTGTTGAAGAATTCGCGGTAGAATGTTCAATCCTTAAAGTATTCGTTTCTGACCTTGCTCAGCACACTGCAGACGAAGGAATCCAGGTATACGGAGGTATGGGATTCTCTGAAGATACTCCTATGGAAGCAGCATGGAGAGATTCAAGAATTTCAAGAATCTATGAAGGGACCAACGAAATCAACAGATTATTAGCGGTAGGAATGCTTATTAAGAGAGCAATGAAAGGTGAATTGGATCTTTTATCTCCTGCAATGGCAATCAGCAAAGAATTGATGGGTATTCCTTCATTTGAAGTTCCTGATTACTCAGAATTCATGAGCGAAGAAAAATCAATTATCGCAAATCTTAAGAAAGTATTCTTAATGGTTTCCGGAGCTGCACTTCAGAAATTCATGATGGATATTGAAAAACAGCAGCACTTATTATTAAATGCTTCTGAAATCCTTAACCAGATCTATATGGCAGAATCTGCAGTATTAAGAGCAGAGAAACATTTCTCTCCTGATTCTGTAGAAGCAGCTATGGCTCAGTTAAATCTTTACAAAGCTGTTGAGAAAATCATCACTGCGGCTAAAGAAGGAATCGTTTCTTTCGCTGAAGGAGATGAGCAGAGAATGATGCTTTCCGGATTAAGAAGATTCACGAAATATACCAACCACCCGAATGTAGTAGCGTTAACTGAAAAAGTGGCAGCTCACTATATCGAGAAAGGGGCTTATTAG
- a CDS encoding four helix bundle protein — MNDFKRHNFKKLKIWQMSMELSRLTLDLTDTFPIYEKYGLKSQMDRSAISIPSNIAEGSSRTNKSFSHFLDISLGSSFELQTQILLANHRKYLSDEKTETFENKIEEFQKATMVFQNTLNKDYKD; from the coding sequence ATGAATGATTTTAAAAGACACAATTTTAAGAAGCTTAAAATTTGGCAAATGAGCATGGAGTTGTCAAGATTGACTTTAGATCTTACAGATACTTTTCCAATTTATGAAAAATACGGTTTGAAAAGTCAAATGGACAGGTCTGCAATCTCAATTCCATCAAATATAGCTGAAGGTTCAAGCAGAACGAATAAGTCTTTTAGTCATTTCTTAGATATTTCTTTGGGTTCTTCATTTGAATTGCAAACACAAATATTATTGGCAAATCACAGGAAATATTTATCCGATGAAAAAACCGAAACCTTTGAAAATAAGATTGAGGAATTTCAAAAAGCAACAATGGTATTTCAGAATACTTTAAACAAAGACTACAAAGACTAA
- a CDS encoding thiolase family protein → MKTAYIVKGFRTAVGKAPKGSLRFTRPDVMAATVIEKLMAELPQLDKNRIDDLIVGNAMPEAEQGLNVARLISLMGLNTDKVPGVTVNRYCASGSEAIAIASAKIQAGMADCIIAGGTESMSYIPMGGYKPVPETDIAKTNPDYYWGMGYTAEEVAKQYNITREEQDQFAFESHMKALKANQEGKFANQIVPIPVEYNFLDENQKLQTKKFDFSVDEGPRADTSLAGLAKLRPVFANGGSVTAGNSSQMSDGAAFVMVMSEEMVKELGLEPEARLVAYAAAGLEPRIMGMGPIYAIPKALKQAGLELKDIDLIELNEAFASQSVAIKKELGLNPDILNVNGGAIALGHPLGCTGTKLTVQLLDEMRKRGNKYGMVSMCVGTGQGAASIFELL, encoded by the coding sequence ATGAAAACAGCATACATAGTAAAAGGTTTCAGAACTGCCGTTGGAAAAGCTCCAAAAGGAAGTTTAAGATTTACAAGACCTGATGTCATGGCGGCTACCGTTATTGAAAAATTAATGGCTGAGCTACCCCAATTAGATAAAAACAGAATTGATGACCTTATCGTAGGAAATGCAATGCCGGAAGCTGAACAAGGCTTGAACGTTGCACGTCTGATCTCTCTGATGGGATTAAATACTGATAAAGTTCCGGGAGTTACCGTAAACAGATACTGTGCTTCAGGAAGTGAGGCGATTGCGATTGCTTCTGCAAAAATTCAGGCTGGTATGGCAGATTGTATCATCGCGGGTGGTACAGAATCGATGTCATATATTCCAATGGGAGGTTATAAGCCGGTTCCCGAGACTGATATTGCAAAAACAAACCCTGATTATTACTGGGGAATGGGTTACACAGCGGAAGAAGTAGCTAAACAATATAATATTACAAGAGAAGAACAGGATCAGTTTGCTTTTGAATCTCATATGAAGGCTTTAAAAGCAAATCAGGAAGGAAAATTTGCCAACCAGATTGTTCCGATTCCTGTAGAATATAACTTTCTGGATGAAAATCAGAAACTACAGACAAAAAAGTTTGATTTTTCAGTAGATGAAGGGCCAAGAGCTGATACTTCATTAGCTGGTTTAGCAAAATTAAGACCTGTATTTGCCAACGGAGGAAGCGTAACAGCCGGAAACTCTTCTCAAATGAGCGACGGAGCAGCTTTCGTAATGGTAATGAGTGAAGAAATGGTCAAAGAATTAGGATTGGAGCCTGAAGCAAGATTAGTAGCTTATGCAGCTGCCGGATTGGAGCCAAGAATCATGGGTATGGGACCTATCTATGCTATTCCAAAAGCTTTGAAACAGGCAGGTCTGGAATTAAAAGACATTGACCTGATTGAGCTTAATGAAGCTTTTGCATCGCAATCAGTTGCGATCAAGAAAGAATTAGGTTTAAATCCTGATATTTTAAACGTAAACGGAGGAGCTATCGCTCTTGGTCACCCACTTGGATGTACAGGAACAAAACTTACGGTTCAGCTTCTTGACGAAATGAGAAAACGTGGCAACAAATACGGAATGGTTTCTATGTGTGTAGGAACAGGACAGGGAGCGGCTTCTATTTTTGAACTACTTTAA
- the tnpA gene encoding IS200/IS605 family transposase, which translates to MANTYTQIYIQIVFAVKGRQNLISKENREELHQFITGIVSNRNQKLFAVFAMPDHVHILVSMNPALSVSDLVRDIKAGSSKFINEKGWINEKFNWQEGYGAFSYSKSSVDSVVKYILNQEEHHKKKTFREEYLDFMSKFEIEYDPKYLFEWISD; encoded by the coding sequence ATGGCAAATACCTACACTCAGATTTACATTCAAATTGTTTTCGCTGTAAAAGGAAGACAAAATCTGATTTCAAAAGAAAACAGAGAAGAATTACATCAGTTTATTACAGGTATTGTTTCCAATAGAAACCAAAAATTATTCGCAGTTTTTGCAATGCCAGACCATGTCCATATTCTCGTAAGTATGAATCCGGCACTATCGGTTTCAGATTTAGTAAGAGATATTAAAGCTGGTTCTTCAAAATTCATCAATGAAAAAGGATGGATCAATGAAAAATTCAATTGGCAGGAAGGGTACGGAGCTTTTTCTTATTCTAAAAGCAGTGTTGATTCTGTTGTAAAATATATTTTAAATCAGGAAGAACATCATAAAAAGAAAACTTTTAGAGAAGAATATCTGGATTTTATGTCAAAATTTGAAATAGAATATGATCCAAAATATTTATTTGAATGGATTAGTGATTAA